A genomic window from Gossypium hirsutum isolate 1008001.06 chromosome D10, Gossypium_hirsutum_v2.1, whole genome shotgun sequence includes:
- the LOC121222430 gene encoding protein MIZU-KUSSEI 1, whose amino-acid sequence MADSRPNTGNDNSRDGSTAPPPNPSTPKASSSPQPFSLIQPSELQSKKQKRKVLRAFRSVFRAFPIITPACKFPTSPGLQTDSHISISGIRVTGTLFGYRKGKVSLSIQESPKCLPSLVIEFSLQTNVLQKELSAGMVRIALECEKRCGKEQVKLFDEPLWTMFCNGKKTGHGVKREATAEDLHVMELLKAVSMGAGVLPGNSETEGVDGELAYIRAFFDRVVGSKDCETLYMLSPDGNTGPDLCIFLVRM is encoded by the coding sequence ATGGCGGACTCTAGGCCTAACACCGGCAACGACAACTCCAGGGACGGATCCACTGCCCCACCACCCAACCCTTCTACCCCCAAAGCTTCTTCATCTCCACAACCCTTCTCCCTTATCCAACCATCTGAATTACAGTCCAAGAAACAAAAACGCAAAGTCCTTCGAGCTTTCCGTTCCGTTTTCCGGGCTTTCCCCATCATCACTCCCGCATGCAAGTTCCCCACCAGCCCTGGTTTACAGACCGACTCTCACATCAGCATCTCGGGGATTCGAGTCACCGGAACTTTGTTCGGGTATCGTAAAGGCAAAGTTAGCCTTTCGATTCAAGAGAGCCCCAAGTGTCTCCCTTCTTTAGTCATTGAGTTTTCCTTGCAAACCAACGTGTTACAAAAGGAACTCAGCGCGGGCATGGTGAGAATCGCTTTAGAATGTGAAAAACGATGTGGGAAAGAGCAAGTTAAGCTATTCGATGAGCCTTTGTGGACGATGTTTTGCAACGGGAAAAAGACAGGCCACGGGGTTAAAAGAGAGGCGACGGCGGAGGATTTGCACGTTATGGAGCTTCTCAAGGCGGTTTCAATGGGGGCTGGGGTTTTGCCAGGGAATTCCGAAACTGAGGGTGTTGATGGAGAGTTGGCCTATATTAGAGCCTTTTTCGATCGAGTCGTTGGCTCCAAGGATTGCGAGACCCTTTACATGTTGAGCCCCGATGGAAATACTGGTCCTGATCTCTGTATATTTCTCGTCAGGATGTGA